The Henckelia pumila isolate YLH828 chromosome 2, ASM3356847v2, whole genome shotgun sequence genome includes a window with the following:
- the LOC140885206 gene encoding inositol phosphorylceramide glucuronosyltransferase 1 gives MESNKLKSGFTLSLLLILMIGVCSCQKTLGSQNSKEAYVTLLYGDEFLLGVRVLGKSIRDTGSTKDMVTLASDGVSNYAKKLLKADGWIVKTISLLENPNQVRPSRFWGVYTKLKIFNMTDYKKVVYLDADTIVVKSIEDLFKCRNFCANLKHSERLNSGVMVVEPSEEVFNDMMTKVTTMYSYTGGDQGFLNTYYPDFASARIFDPRASPEELKSRPVPKMERLSTLYNADVGLYMLANKWMVDEEELRVIHYTLGPLKPWDWWTSWLVKPVDVWQDVRVKLEASLPGTAGGQNPKDEVVVKFLILLPLVFLIFCYYRSYLQTRSLFDHIRHLFYKLRSGGILSYSAVSSSTISSSQQFPKATYNKVPVFLGAMSVVICFAAAILSLALSMLIVPRQIMPWTGLLLVYEWTFTIFFILFGCYLHVIHQWGKHVANQASSYSSNTASYDYDSGKGHLRQVSSCDASAWYYGLGMASLALAAPLLPCFLGITALFLRLGLMVVGALVLASFATYASEHLSIRAFLRGYEDRDAQRNRTFCYFC, from the exons ATGGAATCGAACAAGTTGAAATCTGGATTTACTCTTTCGCTGCTATTGATTTTGATGATTGGAGTATGCAGTTGCCAGAAAACTTTGGGATCTCAAAACTCGAAAGAAGCTTACGTCACGTTACTCTATGGCGATGAGTTCCTACTCGGCGTGCGGGTTTTGGGGAAGTCGATTCGCGACACGGGTTCTACCAAGGATATGGTTACTTTGGCTTCTGATGGAGTCTCCAATTATGCTAAAAAGTTGCTTAAG GCAGATGGCTGGATTGTGAAAACTATTAGTTTGTTGGAAAATCCCAATCAAGTGCGTCCATCAAGGTTTTGGGGAGTCTACACAAAGCTTAAAATATTTAACATGACAGACTACAAAAAAG TGGTGTATCTCGATGCTGATACAATTGTGGTCAAGAGCATTGAAGATCTTTTCAAGTGTCGAAACTTTTGTGCCAACTTAAAGCATTCCGAAAGGCTGAATTCAGGAGTTATGGTGGTCGAACCGTCAGAAGAAGTGTTCAACGACATGATGACCAAAGTGACAACCATGTATTCTTACACTGGAG GGGATCAAGGATTTCTCAACACATACTACCCCGACTTTGCCAGTGCACGCATTTTTGACCCACGTGCATCCCCGGAGGAGTTGAAATCTAGACCCGTTCCCAAAATGGAGAGACTTTCTACTTTATACAACGCAGATGTTGGCCTTTACATGCTTGCCAATAAG TGGATGGTTGATGAGGAAGAACTCCGTGTTATTCATTATACACTTGGTCCTCTTAAGCCTTGGGATTGGTGGACGTCTTGGCTTGTTAAGCCAGTCGATGTCTGGCAG GATGTAAGGGTGAAGCTTGAAGCAAGTCTTCCAGGAACTGCAGGGGGTCAAAATCCAAAAGATGAAGTAGTAGTCAAATTTCTAATTCTACTTCCACTTGTGTTCCTGATTTTCTGTTATTATCGCTCCTATTTACAG ACACGATCATTGTTTGATCACATTAGACACCTCTTCTACAAGTTGAGATCTGGAGGTATTCTTAGTTACTCTGCGGTCAGTTCCTCTACCATCAGCTCTAGTCAGCAG TTCCCGAAAGCTACCTATAATAAAGTGCCTGTTTTTCTCGGTGCGATGTCAGTGGTTATATGCTTTGCGGCTGCAATTTTGTCCCTTGCACTCTCGATGTTGATCGTGCCTCGGCAAATAATGCCATGGACTGGTTTGCTTCTTGTGTATGAATGGACCTTCACGATTTTCTTCATACTGTTTGGATGTTACCTACATGTTATCCATCAATGGGGAAAGCACGTGGCCAATCAAGCATCGTCATATTCATCTAATACTGCATCATACGATTATGATTCTGGAAAAG GTCATCTAAGACAAGTGTCGTCTTGTGATGCCTCTGCATGGTATTATGGACTTGGGATGGCATCACTAGCCTTGGCAGCTCCTCTATTACCTTGTTTTTTGGGGATCACTGCTTTATTTTTAAG GTTAGGCTTGATGGTTGTGGGAGCCCTTGTTTTGGCTTCATTCGCAACTTATGCCTCGGAACATCTTTCAATAAGAGCGTTTCTCCGGGGTTATGAAGATAGGGATGCGCAAAGAAACAGGACCTTCTGCTATTTCTGCTAG
- the LOC140883011 gene encoding phosphoenolpyruvate carboxylase kinase 1, with the protein MCDNLNKYYQLCEELGRGRFGVVYRCFPHSTAAVSAPDSDSFACKSIHKHSLSDDPADRLCLDVEPKILHLLSGCPNILRLHSVYEDEDYLHLVTDLCDGGDLYDRLSSGHRFSEPEAAAIIKQLIVAVASCHRLGIAHRDIKPDNILFDSRGRLRLADFGSAAWFGGPEGGLMSGVVGTPYYVAPEVLMGREYNEKVDVWSCGVILYIMLAGVPPFYGDGPAETFEAVLRGNVRFPTKIFRSVSAEAKDLLRKMICRDVSRRFSAEQVLMHPWILNGGQTASTADLS; encoded by the exons ATGTGCGATAACCTGAACAAATATTACCAATTGTGCGAAGAGCTCGGCCGCGGCCGATTCGGCGTCGTTTACCGCTGTTTCCCCCACTCTACCGCCGCCGTCTCCGCCCCTGATTCCGACTCTTTCGCTTGTAAATCCATCCACAAGCATTCTCTTTCAGACGACCCAGCCGACCGTCTCTGCCTCGACGTAGAACCCAAAATCCTCCACCTTCTCTCCGGTTGTCCCAATATTCTCCGCCTCCACAGCGTCTACGAGGACGAAGATTACCTCCACCTCGTCACGGATCTCTGTGACGGTGGGGATTTGTACGACCGTCTCTCGTCAGGTCACCGGTTCTCCGAGCCGGAAGCAGCTGCGATTATCAAGCAATTGATAGTCGCCGTCGCGTCCTGCCATCGCTTGGGTATAGCTCACAGGGACATCAAGCCTGACAACATCTTGTTCGATTCTCGGGGACGGTTGAGGTTGGCGGATTTCGGATCCGCGGCGTGGTTCGGAGGTCCCGAGGGAGGGTTGATGAGTGGGGTCGTGGGGACGCCTTATTACGTGGCGCCGGAAGTGCTGATGGGGAGGGAATACAATGAGAAAGTCGATGTGTGGAGCTGTGGAGTGATTCTGTACATCATGCTCGCAGGAGTGCCGCCGTTCTACGGCGATGGGCCGGCGGAGACTTTCGAGGCGGTTCTGCGGGGGAACGTTAGGTTTCCGACGAAGATTTTCCGATCGGTGTCGGCGGAGGCGAAAGATCTGCTGAGGAAGATGATCTGCAGAGACGTTTCCAGAAGATTCTCCGCTGAACAAGTCTTGA TGCATCCATGGATCCTAAACGGAGGACAGACAGCATCAACGGCCGACCTATCCTGA